Proteins found in one Triticum aestivum cultivar Chinese Spring chromosome 4D, IWGSC CS RefSeq v2.1, whole genome shotgun sequence genomic segment:
- the LOC123097399 gene encoding serine/arginine-rich SC35-like splicing factor SCL28 yields the protein MAGYRSRSRSRSYSPRRRYSRSPPRYRHYDDPRDRYRGGGGGPRRGYDRPSAPTGLLVRNISLTARLEDIRGPFEQFGPIKDVYLPRNFHTKELRGFGFVKFHHPEDAAYAKQEMNHQVICGREITIVFAEENRKTPQEMRFRTRSSGRHMDGNYRRRQSLSRSPRSRYPSYSPEPSPVRRHSRDRDNYSPRGSYSPHTRDKRQHISDGRSPSLDGHERRISPSNNGHGPPVDRRSPT from the exons ATGGCCGGGTACCGCAGCCGCAGCCGAAGCCGTAGCTACAGCCCACGCAGGCGCTACAGCCGCAGTCCTCCCCGCTACAGGCACTACGACGACCCGCGTGACCgctaccgcggcggcggcggcgggccccgCCGCGGGTACGACCGACCGTCGGCGCCCACCGGCCTCCTGGTCCGCAACATTTCACTCACCGCCAG GCTAGAAGACATTCGTGGTCCATTCGAGCAATTTGGCCCTATAAAGGATGTGTACCTTCCGAGAAATTTCCACACAAA GGAATTACGTGGTTTTGGGTTTGTGAAATTCCACCACCCTGAGGACGCTGCATATGCTAAGCAAGAAATGAATCATCAAGTTATTTGCGGTCGAGAGATTACAATAGTTTTTGCCGAGGAGAATAGAAAAACCCCACAAGAAATGCGCTTCAGAACAAGATCAAG TGGTAGGCATATGGATGGAAACTACAGAAGAAGGCAGTCGctgtcaagatccccaaggtctcGTTACCCCT CTTATTCACCTGAACCTTCTCCAGTTAGACGGCACTCCAG GGACAGAGATAATTATTCTCCTAGGGGTTCATACTCTCCACATACTCGGGACAAGAGGCAGCACATATCAGATGGTCGATCGCCTAGCCTAGATGGACATGAGCGTAGGATATCACCATCCAATAATGGACATGGTCCACCAGTTGACAGGAGGAGCCCAACCTGA
- the LOC123097398 gene encoding pentatricopeptide repeat-containing protein At5g18950, translating into MPPLPRLFASVRHICSSSASELAPVPTAVSDAASRAAAAVLRAPRFEPRLLSLVPRQLLFEPSCVRQTLSRLLPSPEPSLRFLLFLASHLPAPADAPAPSPHLPGIDAFLLSLQPHLAADAAALLASHLRLHPSLPALNAASRAALRAARPDLVFRLFSTFSSSPAFPGNADTVACLVRACAADCRPLDGLRLLRDAARRGSPPSSAAAADLVTSFVAIGNFAKVSETLHLMISAGCPPATFVYQRVIHGLFAHGMGGEALRVFSEIKLRGYAIDVVTYSTVLTGLCKMGHIADAQQMWDEMVDKGIQPSEYAYCSFLDYYCEAGDFGMALKVYEEMLDKGFKESTVSCNIIAKGFCVHRRVDEAVGVFKGMVTKGIEHDVITYNTLIQGLCKVGRLAEAIGMYQRLLSSGLEPSVQTFTPLIDTLCEEGQVDHAVELLTLMQAKGLEPLERSNDSVINGFCKVRRADDGMAWLASMLKNNLKPQEQTFNSLLESLRKSERMDDALLILNTMFKAGYELGSLASAILVDKLCTGNVSHPQTLDDILVSS; encoded by the coding sequence ATGCCCCCGCTTCCGCGCCTCTTCGCCTCCGTCAGACACATCTGCTCCAGCTCCGCCTCCGAGCTCGCCCCGGTACCGACCGCCGTCTCTGACGCCGCCTCCCGCGCGGCAGCCGCCGTGCTCCGCGCCCCGCGCTTCGAGCCCCGCCTCCTGTCGCTCGTCCCACGCCAACTGCTCTTCGAGCCGAGCTGCGTCCGCCAAACCCTCTCCCGTCTCCTCCCCTCCCCTGAACCCTCGCTCCGTTTTCTCCTCTTCCTCGCCTCCCACCTTCCCGCCCCCGCTGACGCCCCTGCCCCTTCGCCTCACCTCCCCGGGATCGACGCCTTCCTCCTCAGCCTCCAGCCACATCTCGCCGCCGATGCCGCCGCGCTGCTAGCCTcccacctccgcctccacccctCCCTGCCCGCACTCAACGCGGCATCCCGTGCCGCTCTCCGGGCCGCGCGCCCCGACCTCGTCTTCCGCCTCTTTTccaccttctcctcctcccctGCCTTCCCAGGCAACGCGGACACCGTCGCCTGCCTCGTGCGCGCCTGTGCAGCCGACTGCCGCCCGCTCGatggcctccgcctcctccgggaTGCTGCACGACGTGGCTCCCCTCCCTCGTCTGCTGCTGCCGCCGACCTTGTCACGTCCTTTGTGGCCATCGGCAACTTCGCAAAGGTGTCTGAGACGCTCCACCTCATGATCTCTGCGGGATGTCCTCCAGCTACGTTTGTCTACCAGCGTGTCATACATGGGCTCTTTGCGCATGGGATGGGCGGCGAGGCCCTTCGTGTCTTCAGCGAGATCAAGCTGCGTGGTTATGCCATAGATGTAGTCACTTACAGCACAGTGCTCACCGGTTTATGTAAAATGGGCCATATTGCCGATGCGCAGCAGATGTGGGATGAGATGGTGGACAAAGGTATACAGCCCAGTGAGTATGCATATTGCTCTTTTCTCGATTACTACTGTGAAGCTGGTGATTTTGGGATGGCTCTCAAGGTGTATGAAGAAATGCTTGACAAGGGGTTCAAGGAGAGCACAGTTAGCTGTAACATTATCGCCAAAGGGTTTTGTGTTCATAGGAGGGTGGACGAAGCAGTTGGGGTGTTCAAGGGAATGGTTACTAAAGGGATTGAACATGATGTGATAACTTATAACACGTTGATTCAGGGCCTATGCAAGGTTGGTAGGTTGGCTGAGGCGATAGGGATGTATCAGCGGCTACTCTCATCTGGTTTGGAGCCAAGTGTGCAGACCTTCACACCACTCATTGACACCTTGTGCGAGGAAGGACAGGTTGATCATGCTGTTGAATTACTTACCTTGATGCAGGCTAAGGGCTTGGAACCGTTGGAACGTAGCAATGATAGTGTCATCAATGGGTTCTGTAAGGTCAGGCGGGCTGATGATGGTATGGCATGGTTGGCTAGCATGTTGAAGAACAATCTGAAACCTCAGGAACAGACGTTCAATTCTTTGCTGGAGTCGCTGAGGAAATCCGAGCGAATGGATGACGCACTGCTGATTCTGAATACAATGTTTAAAGCTGGATATGAATTAGGCAGTTTGGCTTCTGCTATACTTGTTGATAAGTTATGCACAGGCAATGTATCTCATCCTCAAACGTTGGATGATATTTTGGTGAGCAGCTAG